Proteins from one Malania oleifera isolate guangnan ecotype guangnan chromosome 4, ASM2987363v1, whole genome shotgun sequence genomic window:
- the LOC131154459 gene encoding delta(24)-sterol reductase, whose amino-acid sequence MSDLEAPLRPKRKKIWVDYFVQFRWIIVIFVVLPVSFTIYFLTYLGDVKSESKSFKKRQKEHDENVEKVVKRLKERNPSKDGLVCTARKPYIAVGMRNVDYKRARHFEVDLSAFRNILEIDKERMIARVEPLVNMGQITRVTVPMNLSLAVVAELDDLTVGGLINGYGIEGSSHIYGLFSDTVVAYEIVLANGQVVRATKDNEYQDLFYAIPWSQGTLGLLVSAEIKLIPVKEYMKLTYKPVVGNLKEIAEGYVDSFAPRDRDQDNPEKVPDFVETMIYSPTEAVCMAGKYASKEEAKKKGSVINSVGWWFKPWFYQHAEKALKKGEFVEYIPTREYYHRHTRCLYWEGKLILPFADQWWFRFLLGWIMPPKVSLLKATQGEAIRNYYHEMHVIQDMLVPLYKVGDALEWAHKEMEVYPIWLCPHRLYKLPLKTMVYPEPGFELHRRQGDTHYAQMYTDVGIYYSPGPVLRGEVFDGAEAVRRMENWLIENHGFQPQYAVSELTEKNFWRMFDASLYEHCRKKYGAVGTFMSVYYKSKKGRKTEKEVQEAEREQETAYAEVDQPVD is encoded by the exons ATGTCGGATCTTGAGGCCCCCCTGCGCCCCAAGAGGAAGAAAATTTGGGTGGATTATTTTGTTCAATTTCGATGGATAATTGTGATCTTTGTTGTCCTCCCTGTCTCGTTCACAATATACTTCCTTACATATCTTGGAGATGTCAAATCTGAATCTAAGTCCTTCAAGAAGCGTCAGAAGGAACATGATGAAAATGTGGAGAAAGTTGTGAAACGTCTCAAAGAGAGGAACCCTTCAAAGGATGGCCTTGTGTGCACAGCCCGAAAACCCTATATTGCTGTTGGAATGCGTAATGTTGATTATAAGCGAGCTAGGCATTTTGAGGTTGACCTCTCAGCATTCCGCAATATCCTGGAAATTGACAAAGAGAGAATGATTGCAAGAGTGGAGCCTTTGGTTAACATGGGGCAGATCACCAGGGTTACAGTCCCAATGAATCTTTCCCTCGCAGTTGTTGCTGAGCTTGATGATCTTACTGTTGGTGGCCTCATCAATGGCTACGGGATTGAAGGAAGCTCTCACATCTATGGCCTCTTCTCTGATACTGTTGTGGCTTATGAGATTGTTCTTGCAAATGGACAAGTTGTTAGAGCTACTAAGGACAACGAATATCAAGATCTTTTCTATGCTATTCCGTGGTCTCAGGGAACATTGGGGCTTCTTGTGTCTGCCGAGATAAAGCTTATCCCTGTTAAGGAATATATGAAGCTGACTTATAAACCTGTTGTGGGCAATCTAAAAGAGATAGCAGAGGGTTATGTGGATTCTTTTGCACCCAGAGACAGGGATCAGGATAATCCAGAGAAAGTTCCAGACTTTGTTGAAACCATGATTTATTCTCCTACAGAAGCAGTTTGCATGGCAGGGAAATATGCCTCAAAAGAGGAAGCCAAGAAGAAGGGCAGTGTGATTAATAGTGTTGGGTGGTGGTTTAAACCTTGGTTCTACCAGCATGCGGAGAAGGCACTAAAGAAAGGGGAGTTTGTAGAGTACATACCAACTCGGGAATATTACCACAGGCACACTAGGTGTCTGTACTGGGAGGGAAAGTTGATCCTTCCTTTTGCCGATCAGTGGTGGTTTAGGTTTCTTTTGGGGTGGATAATGCCACCCAAGGTGTCTCTGCTCAAGGCCACTCAAGGTGAAGCTATCAGAAATTATTACCATGAGATGCATGTCATTCAGGACATGCTTGTTCCGCTTTACAAGGTTGGGGATGCTCTAGAGTGGGCCCACAAGGAGATGGAG GTATATCCTATTTGGTTATGCCCACACAGATTGTACAAGCTCCCTCTCAAAACCATGGTGTATCCTGAACCAGGCTTTGAGCTACATCGCAGGCAGGGAGATACGCATTATGCTCAGATGTACACGGATGTGGGAATATACTATTCACCTGGCCCCGTTTTGAGGGGTGAAGTCTTTGATGGTGCGGAGGCTGTCCGACGTATGGAGAACTGGTTGATTGAGAATCATGGGTTCCAGCCACAATATGCCGTGTCTGAGCTGACTGAGAAGAACTTCTGGAGGATGTTTGATGCTTCACTATATGAGCACTGCAGGAAGAAATATGGAGCTGTGGGAACCTTTATGAGTGTTTATTACAAGTCAAAGAAAGGACGGAAGACTGAGAAGGAAGTGCAGGAAGCTGAAAGAGAACAGGAGACTGCCTATGCTGAGGTCGATCAGCCAGTAGACTGA